The following are encoded in a window of Methanomassiliicoccales archaeon genomic DNA:
- a CDS encoding dihydroorotate dehydrogenase electron transfer subunit, which translates to MARQDMVTVTSVTHEGQGVCTLRFELDRSVMPGQFLMVWAPGVDEIPMSASFIYGEKGITVREVGMATKALFACQKGSLLGVRGPYGNGYQVEQGRALIIGGGTGMASLLPVADFIGDRKRVDILIGARTAPELIFVERARALSEEVHLSTDDGSKGMRGTVVEMAAKHLEKERYDMVYACGPERMLQAVLALCEKKNVPCQLSLERFMKCGSGLCGSCVIDGLRVCADGPVFQGQKLRHLSEFGIWKRDECGGRVKL; encoded by the coding sequence ATGGCTAGACAAGATATGGTCACAGTCACATCCGTCACCCATGAAGGGCAGGGCGTCTGCACCCTCCGGTTCGAGCTCGACCGTTCCGTAATGCCAGGGCAGTTCCTCATGGTGTGGGCACCTGGTGTCGATGAGATACCGATGTCCGCCTCCTTCATCTACGGAGAGAAGGGCATCACGGTGCGCGAGGTCGGCATGGCGACGAAAGCGCTCTTTGCATGCCAGAAAGGCTCGCTTCTGGGTGTTAGGGGGCCCTACGGCAACGGCTACCAGGTCGAGCAGGGCCGGGCATTGATCATCGGCGGGGGAACGGGAATGGCCTCGCTGCTCCCGGTGGCGGATTTCATCGGCGACAGGAAGCGGGTCGACATCCTCATCGGGGCGAGGACCGCCCCCGAGCTAATCTTCGTGGAAAGGGCACGAGCGCTCTCGGAAGAGGTGCATCTGTCCACGGACGACGGCTCCAAGGGGATGAGAGGTACGGTAGTGGAGATGGCGGCCAAGCACCTGGAAAAGGAGCGCTACGACATGGTCTACGCCTGCGGTCCAGAGCGCATGCTGCAGGCCGTGCTGGCGCTGTGCGAGAAGAAGAATGTGCCATGTCAGCTCTCCCTGGAGCGCTTCATGAAATGCGGCTCTGGGCTCTGCGGTTCCTGTGTGATCGACGGCCTGCGGGTCTGTGCCGACGGGCCGGTCTTCCAGGGTCAGAAGCTGCGCCATCTGAGCGAGTTCGGCATCTGGAAGCGCGACGAGTGCGGCGGCCGGGTCAAGCTTTGA
- a CDS encoding homocitrate synthase family protein — MERFALSPYNPKLDLHDITVYDSTLRDGEQMPGVAFSLEQKVAIARKLDAIRVPQIEAGFPAVSEGEKRTIRAITKLGLDAEILALSRLVKGDVDAAVDAGVDVVLLFIATSDIHLRYKFNKPQDYVLEKVGETLDYCRSRGVRAALSCEDSTRTEISFLKQVYRVAEERGAVRLGITDTVGCASPEAISTIVSEITSTFKTGVSVHLHNDFGLALANAIAGVKAGAKAVTTTVNGIGERAGNVPLEEFVSTMKFVYGVDLGIDLSELKELSDMVAEYSKVPIARNHPLVGENVFSHESGIHVAAVLNCPLTYESIPPEVVGNKRHLLLGKHSGATYIRKRLEDLGVEANEEQVARILLKVKALGEIKGRVSDADFEELVKEVMHPEEHFKA, encoded by the coding sequence ATGGAGCGATTCGCCCTCAGCCCCTACAATCCTAAGCTGGACCTTCACGATATCACCGTCTACGATTCGACCCTGCGGGATGGCGAGCAGATGCCTGGAGTGGCCTTCAGCCTGGAGCAGAAGGTGGCCATCGCCCGGAAGTTGGATGCCATCCGGGTCCCTCAAATAGAAGCAGGTTTCCCGGCGGTCTCGGAAGGCGAGAAGCGCACCATACGTGCCATAACCAAGCTCGGCCTGGACGCCGAAATCTTGGCCCTCTCCCGGCTGGTGAAAGGGGACGTGGACGCGGCGGTGGACGCGGGAGTGGATGTCGTCCTCCTGTTCATCGCCACCTCCGACATCCACCTGCGCTACAAGTTCAACAAACCGCAGGATTACGTTCTGGAGAAGGTCGGTGAGACCCTCGATTACTGCCGTTCTAGAGGTGTCAGGGCTGCGCTCAGCTGTGAGGACTCGACCCGCACGGAAATATCATTCCTGAAGCAGGTATACAGAGTGGCAGAGGAACGAGGCGCGGTCCGGCTGGGCATCACGGACACGGTGGGCTGCGCTTCGCCCGAGGCCATCTCCACCATAGTGAGCGAGATTACGTCCACCTTCAAGACCGGCGTCTCGGTGCACCTTCACAACGACTTCGGGCTTGCCTTGGCCAATGCCATCGCGGGTGTGAAAGCCGGCGCCAAGGCCGTGACCACGACCGTCAATGGGATAGGAGAACGGGCGGGCAACGTTCCCCTGGAGGAGTTCGTTTCCACGATGAAGTTCGTCTATGGTGTGGACCTAGGCATCGACCTGTCCGAGCTGAAGGAGCTCTCGGACATGGTAGCGGAGTACTCCAAGGTCCCGATCGCCAGGAACCATCCGTTGGTCGGGGAGAACGTGTTCTCTCACGAGTCGGGCATTCATGTGGCGGCGGTCCTGAACTGTCCCCTGACCTATGAGTCCATTCCCCCGGAGGTGGTGGGCAATAAGCGTCATCTGCTACTGGGCAAGCATTCCGGAGCGACCTACATCAGGAAGCGACTGGAGGACCTGGGGGTGGAAGCGAACGAGGAGCAGGTGGCGCGCATCCTGTTGAAAGTGAAGGCCTTGGGCGAGATCAAAGGCCGAGTGAGCGATGCGGACTTCGAGGAGCTGGTCAAAGAGGTTATGCATCCAGAGGAGCACTTCAAAGCTTGA
- a CDS encoding carboxymuconolactone decarboxylase family protein has translation MAKSKEKAEKAVKELSGKMCGFTPATLHHIKQHNPELAVLIGEMDRIMVEDGALDRKTKRLIALACVAVRMCEDCVYPQAKVAKNFGASKDEIVEALQVAVLTGGVPTWSVAKKGISQLFEEWDEEPAGRCAPGKGKGKR, from the coding sequence ATGGCCAAGTCGAAGGAGAAAGCCGAGAAGGCGGTCAAGGAACTGAGCGGCAAGATGTGCGGATTCACCCCGGCGACATTGCACCACATCAAACAGCACAATCCTGAGCTGGCCGTGCTCATCGGGGAGATGGACCGCATCATGGTGGAGGATGGCGCCCTAGACCGCAAAACGAAGCGACTTATCGCTCTTGCTTGCGTGGCGGTGCGCATGTGCGAGGACTGCGTCTATCCCCAGGCCAAGGTGGCCAAGAATTTCGGTGCTAGCAAGGATGAGATCGTGGAAGCGCTGCAGGTGGCCGTTTTGACCGGAGGAGTGCCCACCTGGTCAGTGGCCAAGAAAGGCATCAGCCAGCTCTTCGAGGAGTGGGACGAGGAACCGGCGGGCAGGTGCGCCCCCGGGAAAGGAAAGGGCAAACGCTGA